In Miscanthus floridulus cultivar M001 chromosome 5, ASM1932011v1, whole genome shotgun sequence, one genomic interval encodes:
- the LOC136454213 gene encoding uncharacterized protein — translation MNILSVNCRGCGRPEAVQEIRQLVVEKRPAVVFLMETRMGEERALGLIADLGFQNAIVVKAEGLSGGLVLLWRGDVMIAEMSKSRSHIDVMLSCERLKISHWRLTGFYGEPRRERRKESWYLLRFLRAQSSEPWLCLGDFNEVLVVEEQIGAIERELWQVIAFQDVVSDCGFTDLGFHGLPYTWDNR, via the coding sequence ATGAATATCCTTAGTGTGAACTGCCGGGGCTGCGGGCGGCCCGAGGCAGTTCAAGAGATCCGCCAGTTGGTGGTGGAGAAGAGGCCCGCGGTGGTGTTCCTGATGGAGACGAGGATGGGGGAGGAGAGAGCTCTCGGCTTGATTGCAGACCTTGGCTTCCAAAATGCCATAGTGGTCAAGGCGGAGGGTTTAAGCGGCGGCTTAGTGCTGTTGTGGCGTGGCGACGTCATGATCGCAGAGATGAGCAAGTCAAGGTCACATATTGATGTGATGTTGTCATGTGAGCGGCTGAAGATTTCTCATTGGCGGCTTACGGGGTTTTATGGTGAACCCAGAAGGGAGCGAAGGAAGGAGAGCTGGTACCTCCTGCGATTTCTGCGAGCACAGTCGAGTGAACCATGGCTGTGTTTGGGGGATTTCAACGAGGTTTTGGTGGTGGAGGAGCAGATTGGAGCCATTGAGAGGGAGCTGTGGCAGGTGATCGCGTTCCAGGACGTGGTCAGTGACTGTGGCTTCACCGACCTTGGTTTCCATGGTCTACCGTACACCTGGGACAATAGGTAG